A window of Photobacterium toruni genomic DNA:
AAGTGTTCATCTGATTTAGCCGCAATACCAATGGCAACATATACTGTTTGATCATTTCCCCATGGCACACCTTGCGGGAAATGGTGAATTTTCACTCCAGTATGGTTAACTAAATCACGGGTTTCAGTCGTTCCATGAGGAATTGCAATACCGTTACCAAGATAAGTTGAATTTTGTTGTTCACGAGCAAGCATGCCATTGACATACCCTGTCTGTACTAGCCCTGTAGCTTCAAGATCAGCCGCCAATGCCTTGATCGCATCTTCTTTATTAGCCGCTACTTGTTGCATCGCAATATCATTTTTAGACAGTGATAACATTTAATTCTCCACTGCAATGCTCTATGAGAACATCGCTATTTATTGTGCTATTCATTAGAGTCATACTTAGCAACCCAATTAGCTTATTGATAATACTCTCACTTGTATGACAAATAAGCTAAATGGTTTCAGCTAAAAAGGGAAATTAAATTTTCACCTCACATAACACTTTATACATCCAATAAAATACATTTTAACTTTCTGCTGAATCCTTTCAGCTTGCATACTGAATCGTTTCAGCTAAAATTGCAAACGTTGATAGATATGTATGAATAAAATATATGATCAAGCGCACAAACTTATCTTTAACAAATAGTAATCAGTTCTATTAGATATCTTATGCTTTCCTTAGCATGAATTCACAAAGGGTAACGACAATGACATTAGATGAAATTGCAAAACTAGCAGGCGTGTCTCGAACCACAGCAAGTTATGTTATTAATGGGAAGGCAAAACAGTACCGAATCAGTGAGAAAACCCAACACAAAGTCATGGCAATTGTTGAAGAGCATAACTATCGTCCTGATCATGCTGCGACCTCACTTCGCATTGGAAATAGCCATTCACTTGGATTAATTATTCCTGATTTAGAAAATACCAGTTACGCTAAAATTGCAAAATTACTTGAGCGTAATGCACGTAAAGCTGGCTATCAGATGATCATCTCTTGTTCTGATGACGATCCTGAAACGGAAATGAAAGTCGTTGATATGCTATTAAGTCGGCGTACAGATGCTTTAATTGTGGCGAGTTCATTAGCAGCAGATAATCATTTTTATCGAAATATTCAAGCTAATGGTGTACCTGTCATTGCTATTGACCGCGCCTTAGACGACGAATTTTTTGCATCTGTTATTAGTGAAGATTTAGAAGGGGCTTATCAACTTACACAATCATTATTAAGTAACCCAATTAACAGCATTGGTCTAATTGGAGCAGTACCTGATTTAGATGTATCAAAAGAGCGCCAACAAGGGTTTACCGCTGCTATTCAGCGTCATCAGCATTCAATAACAACAATGATCAGTTACGGAGAACATTTTAGCCAACAAAATGGCCAACATATTATTCAACAATGGATTGATGATGATTGTTTTCCTGACGCTATTTTAGCAACGTCCTATACTTTATTTGAAGGAGTACTTGATTGTCTGCTTAAAAACCCCCAATTAATGAGCCATACGTATTTAGCTACTTTTGGTGATAATCGTTTATTAGATTTTTTACCAAATAAAATACAATCATTACCACAACAATTTGAGCTTATTGCTGATCATGCGCTAGCACTAGCTCTTCAAGCGATAAAAGGAAATTACCAGCCTAATATTGAGGTTATTCCTCGCCAAGTGATTCATCGATAACACATAAAAATTATTCTGTTGCGGAATAATAGCAATAATGAAAAAATACTAAGCAATTCATAATTATATTATCCATTAGATCGTTATAGGCTCCACCATGTATTTACGTTTTAAAGCATTATTAATATCGCATGCACAGTTCTCTCATGCTTTGCGGGTTACATTGGCCATTGCTTTCACCCTCGCCTTTTATTCAGTAATACATGTACCGCATTCTATGTGGGGACCAGTAACGGTAGTGGTTGTTATGATGCAACCTTATGCTGGCGCTATTGTTTATAAAGGTTTTCAGCGTATTGGCGGTACGTTATTAGGTGCAATCTTGGGACTATTAACCGTTTTATTTCCCGATAAATTTGATTATCTGATTCCAGCATGGATGCTAGCATGGGTATTCTTACTCTCACTAAAATCTTATGGTAAGAATATTTATTTCTTCTTTTTAGCGGTAATGACGTTGATTATCGTTTCTTATCAGGGAGATACTGCATTAGAAGTCAGCGTTGCATTATGGCGAGTAGCCAATATTTTAATTGGTAGTTTAATTGCCATTGCTTTTTCTTTATTGCTACCTATTCGTGCAATAACAAGCTGGAACACGCTATTTAATCAAAATTTACGTGCTTTACGCCAACTTTATCAAGCTCATGCTTCTGCCCATATGCTGAGTATTAAACAGCTTAATTCAATGAAACGCGAAGTCTTAGAACGACATATGAAAATGATCATTTTATTACCTAACGTACAAAAAGAAAGGCACAAACTCGCAGGTCATTATCGAACAATTATTACCGTACAACGTTCATTAATTAGTGTTACTGAACAATTAATTGAGACTCACTGGAGTTCAGATATTAGCCGACGTCAGTTATTGGCTCAAACAGATCTAAAACAATACCAACAGCATATTATTACTATTTTAAATCAATTAGAGCAGGCATCTACAAATCACAGTAGTTTAATGGATATAGACACATTACCTGATATAGACATTCTTCCAACAATGGCAGAAGAAATATTACCAAATGATGCTGCTAATGCGCTTGGTATTTATGCCTATTTTTGGCTAACTCGTCAGTTTATTAGTCGACTTGATGCACTGATTATTCAATTGCGCATTATTAATCAAAAATAAAAACGAACCAGAATAAAAAACCAGCACTATTGTCATTAATCAGTGCTGGTTTCTCTTATTTAGCAAATGACATTTGTTATTTCATTATCCTGTAACCACCGTTGTAAACGTGGTGACTGTGTGATTTTAGCATAATAGATATCGCAATCTTTTGATGTATTTCCCACAGCGGTTAACAACATTTTTAATAACTGTATCACCGCATCATTTTGAGTATCAATATGGTAATTGAGATTTGGATTAGCAAAGTCTTGCCCCAATGCCAATTGAGCTAATTGTTCAACATCTGCTACAAAACCATCAAAATAATGAATAAAGGTGTCAGCTAATAATGCGTTAGCGGGTACAGAACATAACATATGGACTTTTAAGCCATTCGCACCTCGGCACAATCCCTGCTCGGCTAATAAATCAATCATGGTCGCAGCCTCACTGAATGTACGCACAAACGGCACAACCAGTTCAATATTATCACCTCCCATAGCTGCACGAGCACGCTTAATTGCCTCACATTGCAAAGCAAAACTGGTTCGATAATTAATATCAGCATAAAAGCTCACACCACGTAATCCTAGTTGCGGATTAACTTCTGTACTTTCTAACTCAGCACCAAGAAGTTGATATCGACAATTAGCATCCGCTCCTGCTAATTGTACTTTTAGCGGTGCTGCACCTTGTTGCCTCGCGGCTGACACTAATAATTCGCTTAGCATAGCAACATAATATTCAGCCAACACCACCGTTTGCTGACCATATTGATCAGCTATTTTTTGTTGTAATGCTTGTTGAGTACTATCGGATAACATATTTTGTTGCGAAAAGACTAAGGGGTGAATACCAATCTCATTAGCAATAAGATCATCGAGCGAAACTAACCCAATACTCTCATGATTGAGCGTAGCTAATTGTTGTGCGTTATGTAAAAGCGCTGTTGTTGTCAGTAATAATTCGGTTTGTGTTGTCATACTTCACCTATACATCCATGTTAAAAAACCGAGTGTCTATCATCTTAATATATTAAATAGACAATAATTGACCTTACTGTGTGTTGAATTTTCAAGCAAGAATAAAACGTTATTTAATAACAATTATTCAACTTTCAACCTATATGCCACCAGGTTTATGTTAATTAATAATTGCATGCAAAATCACCATTTCAGTAAACAATATCTACAATTACTCACTAAAAACCTATTTGTTATCACAAGTTTGGTTTATTCCAATGATGATTTGGGCTATCTTAACGGGGTTATTACAGAGATACCAAGGTAGGCACACTATTATGCCAATGAAAACAGATGAACTTCGCACAATAAGTCTCGGTCGTATGCCGACCCCAGCAGAAGTAGAAACAGCCTCACCAATGACAGATGCTATTGCTATGCATGTTGATAACGCACGTAAGCAAGTAGAAGCCATTCTATCAGGTAAAGATTCACGTCTTTTGGTGATTGTAGGACCATGTTCAATTCATGACACCAACGCTGCTATTGACTATGCGAAACGCCTTGTTGCTGTACAAGAAATATATAAAGACCAGCTTTTGATCGTTATGCGCACCTATTTTGAAAAGCCGCGTACCGTAATTGGCTGGAAAGGTTTAGTCTCAGATCCACACCTAGATGGTAGTCTTGATCTCGCTACAGGTTTACATAAAGCGCGTAAATTATTAATTGATATTAATGCGTTAGGATTGCCCACTGCGACTGAATTTTTAGATATGATCACAGGTCAATATATTGCAGACCTCATCACATGGGGAGCCATTGGTGCCCGCACCACTGAATCTCAAATCCATCGTGAAATGGCATCTGCATTATCTTGCCCTGTTGGCTTTAAAAATGGCACTGATGGCAATATTAAAATTGCAATTGATGCTATTCGAGCTACACGCGCAT
This region includes:
- the cra gene encoding catabolite repressor/activator is translated as MTLDEIAKLAGVSRTTASYVINGKAKQYRISEKTQHKVMAIVEEHNYRPDHAATSLRIGNSHSLGLIIPDLENTSYAKIAKLLERNARKAGYQMIISCSDDDPETEMKVVDMLLSRRTDALIVASSLAADNHFYRNIQANGVPVIAIDRALDDEFFASVISEDLEGAYQLTQSLLSNPINSIGLIGAVPDLDVSKERQQGFTAAIQRHQHSITTMISYGEHFSQQNGQHIIQQWIDDDCFPDAILATSYTLFEGVLDCLLKNPQLMSHTYLATFGDNRLLDFLPNKIQSLPQQFELIADHALALALQAIKGNYQPNIEVIPRQVIHR
- a CDS encoding FUSC family protein; this encodes MYLRFKALLISHAQFSHALRVTLAIAFTLAFYSVIHVPHSMWGPVTVVVVMMQPYAGAIVYKGFQRIGGTLLGAILGLLTVLFPDKFDYLIPAWMLAWVFLLSLKSYGKNIYFFFLAVMTLIIVSYQGDTALEVSVALWRVANILIGSLIAIAFSLLLPIRAITSWNTLFNQNLRALRQLYQAHASAHMLSIKQLNSMKREVLERHMKMIILLPNVQKERHKLAGHYRTIITVQRSLISVTEQLIETHWSSDISRRQLLAQTDLKQYQQHIITILNQLEQASTNHSSLMDIDTLPDIDILPTMAEEILPNDAANALGIYAYFWLTRQFISRLDALIIQLRIINQK
- a CDS encoding putative PEP-binding protein — protein: MTTQTELLLTTTALLHNAQQLATLNHESIGLVSLDDLIANEIGIHPLVFSQQNMLSDSTQQALQQKIADQYGQQTVVLAEYYVAMLSELLVSAARQQGAAPLKVQLAGADANCRYQLLGAELESTEVNPQLGLRGVSFYADINYRTSFALQCEAIKRARAAMGGDNIELVVPFVRTFSEAATMIDLLAEQGLCRGANGLKVHMLCSVPANALLADTFIHYFDGFVADVEQLAQLALGQDFANPNLNYHIDTQNDAVIQLLKMLLTAVGNTSKDCDIYYAKITQSPRLQRWLQDNEITNVIC
- a CDS encoding 3-deoxy-7-phosphoheptulonate synthase → MPMKTDELRTISLGRMPTPAEVETASPMTDAIAMHVDNARKQVEAILSGKDSRLLVIVGPCSIHDTNAAIDYAKRLVAVQEIYKDQLLIVMRTYFEKPRTVIGWKGLVSDPHLDGSLDLATGLHKARKLLIDINALGLPTATEFLDMITGQYIADLITWGAIGARTTESQIHREMASALSCPVGFKNGTDGNIKIAIDAIRATRASHLFCSPDKNGQMTIYRTAGNPYGHIILRGGKMPNYHQEDIKIACETLTEFALAPKLIVDFSHGNCQKQHKRQLDVTADICEQIRNGSQSIAGIMAESFIEEGNQTVISGKESELVYGKSITDPCIDWNDTLVMLDMLASAIKDANA